The following are from one region of the Rosistilla carotiformis genome:
- a CDS encoding 3-keto-disaccharide hydrolase, whose translation MRRVFACFLLIFPIVAVAQSPAPESDFTPLFDGKSLQGWEGDANWFRVGDGAIVAGSATETIPNNFFLATTEQYEDFELRLEAKLVGAGQNAGVQFRTQRIPNHHEVSGYQADMGTAGDKPIWGSLYDESRRKTMLAVPDPGAVEEVLKSDDWNRIRVRCQGARIQIWLNDLQTVDYTESDPQIERTGIIALQIHGGKPAVASYRNIRIQRLK comes from the coding sequence ATGCGCCGCGTGTTCGCCTGTTTTTTGCTAATTTTCCCAATCGTTGCTGTCGCCCAATCGCCGGCCCCCGAATCGGACTTCACGCCGCTGTTCGATGGCAAATCGCTGCAGGGGTGGGAGGGAGACGCGAACTGGTTCCGCGTCGGCGACGGTGCGATCGTCGCCGGTTCGGCCACCGAGACGATCCCGAACAACTTCTTCCTGGCGACGACCGAGCAATACGAAGACTTTGAGCTGCGGCTGGAAGCCAAGCTGGTTGGGGCGGGGCAAAACGCGGGGGTCCAGTTCCGCACCCAGCGAATCCCCAATCACCACGAGGTTTCAGGATATCAAGCCGATATGGGGACGGCGGGTGACAAGCCGATCTGGGGTTCGCTGTACGACGAATCGCGTCGCAAGACGATGTTGGCCGTCCCCGATCCCGGGGCGGTTGAAGAGGTGTTGAAATCGGACGACTGGAATCGGATCCGCGTCCGCTGCCAGGGAGCCCGCATCCAGATCTGGCTCAACGATTTGCAGACCGTCGACTACACCGAAAGCGATCCGCAGATCGAGCGGACGGGGATCATCGCGTTGCAGATCCATGGTGGTAAACCCGCAGTCGCCTCCTATCGCAACATCCGCATCCAGCGGTTGAAGTAA
- the ilvD gene encoding dihydroxy-acid dehydratase → MNAPLNKYSSRVTQPKSQGASQAMLYGTGMTSEDMNKAQVGIGSVWYEGNTCNMHLLDLASEVKEGVRAADMVGMRFNTIGVSDGISMGTEGMSFSLQSRDLIADSIETIMGGQWYDALVALPGCDKNMPGCLIAMGRLNRPSIMVYGGTIRAGKWNGQKLDIVNAFQCYGQYLSGDIDETERQNIVKCSIPGAGACGGMYTANTMATAIEALGMTLPYSASIPAEDPAKKDECRRAGAAIRVLLERDIKPRDIMTRQAFENAMAVIMAVGGSTNAVLHLIAMARAVDINLTIDDFQSVSDRVPYIADLKPSGKFVQEDLHSVGGTPALMKYLLAEGVITGDCMTVTGKTLGENLADVPDLDPGQEIIRPLDKPIKASGHIRILRGNLAPEGAVAKITGKEGLLFTGTARCFDSEEEMLTALEEKKIVKGDVVIIRYEGPKGGPGMPEMLTPTSAIMGAGLGADVALMTDGRFSGGSHGFIVGHVTPEAQEGGPIALARDGDKITIDAEKLEINIDVSDEELAKRREEFVAPPLKATRGTLYKYIKNVKSASEGCVTDE, encoded by the coding sequence ATGAATGCTCCCCTTAATAAGTACAGCAGTCGAGTCACTCAACCCAAGAGCCAAGGCGCCTCGCAAGCGATGCTCTACGGCACCGGAATGACCTCCGAAGACATGAACAAGGCGCAGGTGGGGATCGGCAGCGTCTGGTACGAAGGCAACACCTGCAACATGCATCTGTTGGACCTCGCTAGCGAAGTCAAAGAAGGCGTCCGCGCCGCCGACATGGTCGGGATGCGGTTCAACACCATCGGTGTCAGCGACGGGATCTCGATGGGAACCGAGGGGATGAGTTTTTCGCTGCAGAGTCGCGATCTGATCGCCGACAGCATCGAAACCATCATGGGTGGCCAGTGGTATGATGCGTTGGTTGCGCTGCCCGGTTGCGATAAGAACATGCCCGGCTGTCTGATCGCGATGGGACGTTTGAACCGCCCCAGCATCATGGTCTACGGCGGCACGATCCGAGCCGGAAAGTGGAACGGGCAGAAGCTGGATATCGTCAACGCGTTCCAGTGCTACGGCCAATACCTGTCGGGCGATATCGATGAAACCGAACGCCAGAACATCGTCAAGTGCAGCATCCCGGGCGCCGGTGCTTGCGGCGGTATGTATACCGCCAACACGATGGCGACCGCGATCGAAGCCCTCGGCATGACGCTCCCTTATTCGGCCAGCATCCCCGCCGAAGATCCCGCCAAGAAAGACGAATGCCGCCGTGCCGGTGCCGCGATCCGCGTCCTGTTGGAACGGGATATCAAGCCGCGCGACATCATGACGCGCCAAGCATTCGAAAACGCGATGGCTGTGATCATGGCCGTCGGCGGCAGCACTAACGCCGTGTTGCACCTGATCGCGATGGCCCGCGCTGTCGACATCAATTTGACGATCGATGATTTCCAATCGGTCAGCGATCGCGTTCCTTATATCGCCGACCTCAAGCCGAGCGGCAAGTTCGTTCAAGAGGATCTGCACAGCGTTGGCGGAACGCCCGCGTTGATGAAGTATCTGTTGGCCGAAGGCGTGATCACCGGCGACTGCATGACCGTCACCGGCAAAACACTCGGCGAAAACCTCGCCGACGTTCCCGATCTCGATCCCGGTCAAGAGATCATTCGCCCGCTGGATAAACCGATCAAAGCCAGCGGCCACATCCGCATCCTGCGCGGCAACCTGGCGCCCGAAGGAGCCGTTGCCAAGATCACTGGCAAAGAGGGACTGCTGTTCACCGGCACCGCCCGCTGCTTCGACAGCGAAGAAGAGATGCTGACGGCATTGGAAGAAAAGAAGATCGTTAAGGGTGACGTGGTGATCATTCGTTATGAAGGTCCGAAGGGTGGCCCCGGCATGCCGGAGATGCTGACCCCCACCAGCGCGATCATGGGTGCCGGTTTGGGCGCCGATGTGGCGTTGATGACCGATGGACGCTTCTCGGGCGGGTCGCACGGATTTATCGTCGGCCACGTGACTCCCGAAGCTCAAGAGGGCGGCCCCATCGCCCTGGCTCGCGATGGCGACAAGATCACGATCGACGCGGAAAAGCTGGAGATCAACATCGACGTCAGCGACGAAGAACTGGCCAAGCGACGCGAGGAATTTGTCGCGCCGCCACTGAAGGCAACACGCGGCACGCTTTACAAGTACATTAAGAATGTAAAGAGTGCCTCCGAAGGTTGCGTCACCGACGAGTAG
- a CDS encoding tetratricopeptide repeat protein → MKSEHRHELQQNELADALGSGIHTITPYLRAIVIGVIGLIVIVFAYNFVSMRNQAHDATASLDFLLATSNEDPESFKRVSQDFADTMPGQWAQIAQADHNLGAGIESMFVDRDEATGFLEAATENYKSVLATAKDPLLKTRANLGLAKAYEAQGDLDQAIATYEIVADNTSSEALAEQAKERIRLLGTDDVRDFYTWFRENQPVAMASIAPGLPGLEDLPDGPTEGLPPAETPDLKDVEVSDAPEAEVKEEAAAAPKEDAAEAKEEAAEEPAKTE, encoded by the coding sequence ATGAAGAGCGAACATCGGCACGAATTGCAGCAAAACGAACTTGCGGATGCTTTAGGCAGTGGGATCCACACCATCACGCCCTATCTTCGCGCGATCGTGATCGGTGTGATTGGATTGATCGTGATCGTATTCGCCTACAATTTTGTCAGCATGCGGAACCAGGCGCACGATGCCACCGCAAGCCTCGACTTCTTGCTAGCAACCAGCAACGAGGACCCCGAATCGTTCAAGCGAGTCAGCCAAGACTTTGCCGACACGATGCCTGGCCAGTGGGCTCAAATTGCCCAAGCCGATCACAATCTGGGTGCGGGGATCGAGTCGATGTTTGTCGACCGCGATGAAGCGACCGGATTTTTGGAAGCTGCCACCGAAAACTACAAGAGCGTACTCGCAACGGCCAAAGACCCGTTGTTGAAGACGCGAGCCAATCTGGGGCTGGCCAAAGCCTACGAAGCTCAAGGCGACCTGGACCAAGCGATCGCGACTTACGAGATCGTCGCGGACAACACCAGCTCCGAAGCCTTGGCCGAACAAGCCAAAGAGCGAATCCGGCTGCTGGGAACCGATGACGTTCGCGACTTCTACACCTGGTTCCGCGAAAACCAACCCGTCGCCATGGCCTCGATCGCTCCCGGCTTGCCCGGCCTGGAAGACCTGCCAGACGGCCCAACCGAGGGTTTGCCACCGGCGGAGACTCCCGACCTGAAGGATGTCGAAGTTAGCGACGCTCCCGAAGCGGAAGTCAAAGAAGAGGCGGCAGCAGCTCCAAAGGAAGATGCAGCCGAAGCCAAGGAAGAGGCTGCTGAAGAGCCAGCGAAGACCGAATAG
- a CDS encoding TIM barrel protein: MSLSRRNLLAAGGAALATVATRQTVSHAEDVAKETAGDASSPAITKGRIHQSVMGWCFKPMPSIELAKHCKAIGIEAIEGIPASDYPAVTKLGLKISLVGSHGFQAGPLDPENHAMNEAKLREAIDTAVEFGAPSVITFTGMRKAGIDDRQATKNCLDLWKRVLPYAEANQITLVLEHLNSRDDTHPMKGHPGYWGDDVELCVDLVKQLDSPRFKLLFDIYHVQIMNGDIIRRIREYHPLIGHYHTAGAPGRGELNEDQEINYPAVMRAILETGYSQYVAQEFIPTSKDPIASLREAARVCDV, translated from the coding sequence ATGAGTCTATCGCGACGTAATCTTTTGGCCGCCGGCGGGGCGGCTCTGGCGACGGTTGCCACGCGGCAAACGGTTTCCCATGCCGAGGATGTTGCCAAGGAAACGGCTGGCGATGCTTCGAGCCCCGCAATCACCAAGGGACGGATTCACCAATCGGTGATGGGCTGGTGCTTCAAGCCGATGCCATCGATCGAACTGGCCAAGCACTGCAAAGCGATTGGTATCGAAGCGATCGAAGGGATACCCGCAAGCGACTATCCCGCTGTCACCAAGCTCGGCTTGAAGATCTCGTTGGTCGGCAGCCACGGTTTCCAGGCGGGACCGTTGGATCCCGAGAACCATGCGATGAACGAGGCGAAGCTGCGCGAAGCGATCGATACCGCCGTTGAATTTGGCGCCCCCAGCGTGATTACTTTTACGGGGATGCGGAAGGCGGGAATCGACGATCGCCAGGCGACAAAAAATTGCCTGGACCTCTGGAAACGTGTCCTTCCCTATGCCGAAGCGAACCAGATCACGCTGGTACTGGAACATTTGAACAGCCGCGACGACACACACCCGATGAAGGGACATCCTGGATATTGGGGCGACGATGTGGAGCTGTGTGTCGACCTGGTAAAACAGCTCGATTCGCCCCGCTTTAAGCTGTTGTTTGACATCTATCATGTGCAAATCATGAATGGGGATATCATTCGCCGTATTAGAGAGTATCATCCACTTATTGGTCATTACCACACCGCTGGCGCTCCGGGGCGGGGTGAGTTAAACGAGGACCAAGAGATCAATTACCCAGCTGTCATGCGGGCGATTCTAGAAACTGGATATTCTCAATACGTCGCGCAAGAGTTCATCCCAACCAGCAAGGACCCGATCGCATCCCTTCGCGAGGCCGCAAGGGTGTGCGATGTGTAG
- a CDS encoding DUF2237 family protein — protein sequence MSKAKNVLGTPMQSCSVDPMTGFYRTGCCDTGREDVGLHIVCTQVTAEFLEFSKSVGNDLSTPVDEYGFPGLKPGNRWCLCALRWKEAWQAGMAPPVVLDATHISTLEFIDLEVLQAHATDG from the coding sequence TTGAGCAAGGCAAAAAACGTCTTGGGCACGCCGATGCAATCGTGCAGCGTCGACCCGATGACTGGATTTTATCGCACCGGTTGCTGCGATACGGGGCGTGAAGATGTTGGGTTGCACATCGTCTGCACACAGGTCACGGCCGAGTTTTTGGAGTTCAGCAAATCGGTCGGCAACGACCTCAGCACGCCGGTCGACGAATACGGTTTCCCTGGCCTGAAGCCCGGAAATCGTTGGTGTTTGTGTGCGTTGCGGTGGAAAGAAGCGTGGCAGGCCGGAATGGCTCCGCCGGTCGTTCTGGACGCTACGCATATCTCGACGTTAGAATTTATCGACTTGGAAGTTTTGCAGGCGCACGCAACCGACGGTTGA
- the asnB gene encoding asparagine synthase (glutamine-hydrolyzing), giving the protein MCGILGILDRSGAAPTLTDPQVIAIRDRMAARGPDDATLLRRDNLILAHRRLAIRDPDAGRQPWVSEDGSCALVYNGEIYNDDVLRHTLRSHGFRFRTQCDTEVLMAAWLHWGEKCVEQLRGMFAFGVYDFQKRKLFIARDRFGVKPLFYAELGQQFVFASSIAAITAHPDFRPQPNLSTIRHYLSTFRITLDTETVFAGIQGVRPAETLTLADDKLTSSIYWTPPPRETTGLAFDDAVDRFEETISEAVSIRLRSDVPVGMMLSGGVDSNLLAALLHRNEGVSMTARCGGGIDPELDSAGNDFEYARRCAQHVGFDFDQVTVSANDYHRTWMELIAAYETPISTPTDAIIYRVAQQLKQQVGVALGGEGADEACCGYLIPHWSGNDFDLARALDSLAPAAAQTARDSLLQQYGTAAFTSAGDHYLAANGLIPAATQASLFHDVAWPAAFADGSVERFYDRQFRQLGDLSGVEKTAHLLLRVNLECLLSRLDSATMTAGLESRVPYTDHHFVEQMFRQPIGHCIDVAPGETDPFRTASALAAAGSLRGKRLLRAVAGNRMPAELAQRPKASFPTPVPHWLGGQWQPWLHELYRTSSFAQQLFRREALDELCNLPNHLASWHWPIANTILWGDRWFS; this is encoded by the coding sequence ATGTGTGGAATTCTGGGCATCCTCGATCGCAGCGGCGCCGCCCCGACGCTGACCGATCCGCAAGTGATCGCGATCCGCGATCGGATGGCTGCTCGAGGACCCGACGATGCCACACTGCTGCGTCGCGATAATCTGATCCTCGCCCACCGCCGGTTGGCGATTCGCGATCCCGATGCCGGTCGGCAACCTTGGGTTTCCGAAGACGGATCGTGCGCGTTGGTCTACAACGGCGAGATCTATAACGACGACGTGCTGCGACACACGCTGCGATCTCACGGGTTTCGATTCCGTACGCAGTGCGATACGGAAGTCCTGATGGCCGCTTGGCTGCACTGGGGTGAAAAGTGCGTCGAACAGCTGCGCGGCATGTTCGCCTTTGGCGTCTACGATTTTCAAAAACGGAAGCTGTTCATCGCGCGGGATCGCTTCGGCGTCAAACCTCTCTTCTACGCCGAACTGGGGCAACAGTTTGTCTTCGCCAGTTCGATCGCCGCGATCACCGCCCATCCCGACTTCCGGCCCCAACCGAATCTATCGACGATCCGTCACTACTTGAGCACATTTCGGATCACGTTGGATACCGAAACGGTCTTCGCGGGCATCCAGGGCGTGCGTCCGGCGGAGACGTTGACGCTGGCAGACGACAAACTGACGTCCTCGATCTATTGGACTCCTCCACCGCGCGAGACGACGGGGCTGGCGTTCGACGACGCCGTCGATCGATTCGAAGAGACGATCAGCGAAGCGGTCTCGATCCGATTGCGCAGCGACGTCCCCGTCGGGATGATGCTTTCGGGTGGCGTCGATTCGAATCTGCTGGCTGCGCTGCTGCATCGCAACGAAGGTGTTTCGATGACCGCGCGGTGCGGCGGTGGGATCGATCCGGAACTGGACTCGGCGGGGAATGATTTTGAGTACGCGCGGCGCTGTGCCCAGCACGTCGGCTTCGATTTCGATCAGGTCACGGTTTCGGCGAACGATTACCATCGGACCTGGATGGAATTGATCGCAGCGTATGAGACGCCGATCTCGACGCCAACCGACGCGATCATCTATCGCGTCGCCCAACAGTTGAAGCAACAGGTCGGCGTGGCGCTCGGCGGCGAAGGAGCCGACGAAGCCTGTTGCGGATATTTGATTCCGCATTGGTCGGGGAACGATTTTGATCTCGCGCGAGCGCTCGATTCGCTAGCACCCGCGGCGGCGCAGACGGCTCGCGACAGCTTGCTGCAGCAATACGGCACCGCTGCATTTACTTCGGCGGGGGACCATTATCTGGCGGCCAACGGATTGATCCCTGCGGCCACGCAGGCTTCGCTGTTTCATGACGTCGCCTGGCCCGCAGCGTTTGCCGATGGCAGCGTGGAGCGATTTTATGATCGTCAGTTCCGCCAGTTGGGCGATCTGTCGGGAGTGGAAAAGACGGCGCATCTGTTGTTACGCGTCAATCTGGAATGTTTGCTGTCACGGCTCGACAGCGCGACGATGACGGCTGGGTTGGAATCGCGGGTCCCCTACACCGACCATCACTTCGTCGAACAGATGTTTCGCCAACCGATCGGCCACTGCATCGATGTTGCCCCTGGCGAAACGGATCCGTTCCGCACCGCAAGCGCCTTGGCTGCGGCAGGGTCGCTGCGCGGCAAGCGACTGTTGCGCGCGGTGGCGGGAAATCGGATGCCCGCCGAACTGGCGCAGCGTCCCAAAGCAAGCTTCCCGACACCGGTCCCGCACTGGCTGGGCGGACAATGGCAGCCATGGTTGCACGAGCTGTATCGAACCAGTTCGTTCGCGCAACAACTGTTCCGCCGCGAAGCGCTCGACGAACTGTGCAACCTGCCGAACCATCTGGCCAGTTGGCACTGGCCGATCGCCAACACCATTCTTTGGGGTGATCGGTGGTTCTCGTAG
- a CDS encoding RluA family pseudouridine synthase — translation MNDHSTDEEPVDEELLDEATSEDQESAAETTYRSIHVPESAQGERIDMYLTQVLDGVSRNQMRMLVHEGGAQVDGRTVRPSFRLRPNQQIRFRMPEPPEDGTIPEPMSLNIVFEDDGMVVVNKPPGMVVHPARGHWSGTLTSGLAYHFQSLSDIGGPTRPGIVHRLDRDTSGVIVVAKTNAVHMNLAAQFADRTVKKQYVAVACGVLSRDRDQIDRPIGRHPYQREKMAIRANHATSKEATTFYEVIERFRGFTYVRLFPKTGRTHQLRVHLDHLRHPILCDKLYGGRSRITADDLAGNYHPQPSAQRDTIEPLLTRQALHAQRLELDHPQSGKRMVFEAPVPDDIEAVLKCLRSLNPSENGA, via the coding sequence TTGAACGACCACTCCACCGACGAAGAACCTGTCGACGAAGAACTCCTGGACGAAGCGACTTCGGAGGATCAGGAATCCGCTGCCGAGACAACTTATCGGTCGATCCATGTCCCCGAGAGTGCTCAGGGGGAGCGGATCGACATGTATCTGACGCAGGTCTTGGACGGGGTCAGCCGCAATCAGATGCGAATGCTTGTCCACGAGGGGGGAGCTCAGGTCGATGGCCGGACGGTCCGCCCCAGCTTTCGGCTGCGCCCCAACCAACAGATCCGCTTTCGGATGCCCGAGCCTCCCGAAGACGGCACGATCCCGGAGCCGATGTCGCTTAATATCGTCTTCGAAGACGATGGGATGGTCGTGGTGAACAAGCCGCCGGGGATGGTCGTCCATCCCGCCAGGGGCCATTGGTCGGGGACGTTGACCAGCGGGCTGGCTTATCATTTCCAATCGCTCTCGGACATCGGTGGCCCGACGCGGCCGGGGATCGTCCATCGACTGGACCGCGACACCAGCGGCGTGATCGTGGTCGCCAAGACAAATGCGGTCCACATGAACCTGGCGGCTCAGTTCGCCGACCGGACGGTCAAGAAACAATACGTCGCCGTCGCGTGCGGAGTGCTTAGCCGCGACCGCGATCAGATCGATCGCCCGATCGGACGCCATCCGTATCAACGCGAGAAGATGGCGATCCGCGCCAATCATGCGACCAGCAAAGAGGCGACCACTTTTTATGAAGTGATCGAGCGGTTCCGCGGCTTCACTTATGTGCGGCTGTTTCCCAAGACCGGGCGGACGCATCAATTGCGAGTTCACTTGGATCATCTGCGACATCCGATCCTGTGCGACAAGCTTTATGGTGGTCGTTCGCGGATCACCGCCGACGACTTGGCGGGCAATTATCATCCCCAACCCTCGGCACAACGGGACACGATCGAGCCGTTGTTAACGCGGCAAGCGTTGCACGCGCAGCGGCTGGAATTGGATCATCCGCAGAGCGGCAAACGGATGGTCTTTGAAGCTCCCGTCCCCGACGATATCGAAGCGGTTCTGAAGTGCTTGCGCTCGTTAAACCCTAGCGAAAACGGGGCATGA
- a CDS encoding ATP-dependent helicase, protein MDLILDNLTDPQRAAVTHMDGPMLMLAGPGSGKTRVVTHRIAHLLREGVPASQILALTFTNKAAEEMLARVQQLAPGEPVWMSTFHRFCARMLRQYSSLVGLQENYSIYDMADAKATMKRAIEVSGISLSHTSPDQIANAISHFKNQLLTPESMEGANLPAGKMLAAKVYPYYQQLLLVANAVDFDCMLLHVARMLRENPELREALDSRFRYIMVDEYQDTNLAQYAIVRSLSVVHQNLAVTGDPDQSIYGWRGANLNNILDFENDYPQVKTVRLEQNYRSTPNILRVADQLITNNTRRKHKGLYTHNPEGAAVRLRIYANGYQEADDIADQIVEQIQNHGRSPKDFAILCRMNYLTRSLEHSLRSRVVPYTIVRGVEFYQRKEIKDLLSYLQLINNPANDAALSRIVNTPARGIGKTTMDRVMLYAARHRIPLFEAICRCDEIESIKPRTRGLLKRFVGIIDALSRKASSSLEDLLRFVLEQTQYSDYLRFSTVEGEDNDALANVDELVSAAVEFDRQHPDDGSLETFLEQVALISDTDAWEESSDRVTLMTLHAAKGLEFPCVYIIGVEDQVLPHHRSHDDPMQFEEERRLLFVGITRAEQTLQLSMAKLRSARGSMRPAAASPFLLELPREEMQVIDAHQPTQYGDDNDFDVDVEYPEAWDMHADHDDDLNQLPPEERTPETTSTPRTAPLASVTTAAQMLEQQMANTIDPDIYTVGMIVSHPEYGSGRIQSLSGSASKRTATVNFFVDSIERRFRLSHAQLTIESED, encoded by the coding sequence ATGGACTTAATTCTCGACAACTTGACCGACCCGCAGCGGGCCGCGGTCACGCACATGGATGGTCCGATGTTGATGCTCGCTGGCCCCGGCAGCGGCAAGACCCGCGTGGTCACCCATCGGATCGCACATCTGTTGCGGGAAGGAGTCCCCGCGTCGCAGATCCTGGCGTTGACCTTCACCAACAAAGCGGCGGAGGAGATGTTGGCCCGCGTCCAACAACTCGCTCCCGGCGAACCGGTTTGGATGAGTACGTTCCACCGCTTTTGCGCTCGGATGCTGCGACAATATTCGTCCCTGGTCGGCCTGCAAGAGAACTATTCGATCTACGACATGGCCGACGCCAAGGCGACGATGAAGCGGGCGATCGAAGTCTCGGGGATCTCGTTGAGTCACACGTCGCCCGATCAGATCGCCAACGCGATCAGCCACTTTAAGAATCAATTGCTGACGCCCGAGTCGATGGAAGGGGCGAATCTGCCGGCGGGCAAAATGCTCGCCGCCAAGGTCTATCCTTATTACCAACAGTTGCTGTTGGTCGCCAACGCCGTCGATTTCGATTGCATGCTGCTGCACGTCGCCCGGATGTTGCGCGAGAACCCCGAGTTGCGGGAAGCCTTGGATTCGCGGTTCCGCTACATCATGGTCGACGAATACCAGGACACCAACCTAGCTCAATATGCGATCGTCCGTTCGCTGTCGGTCGTCCACCAGAACCTGGCGGTGACGGGGGATCCCGATCAATCGATCTACGGTTGGCGTGGAGCGAATCTGAACAACATCCTCGACTTCGAAAACGATTACCCGCAAGTCAAAACCGTTCGGCTCGAACAGAACTACCGCAGCACGCCCAACATCTTGCGCGTAGCCGATCAATTGATCACCAACAACACCCGCCGCAAGCACAAGGGTTTGTACACGCACAATCCCGAAGGAGCGGCGGTGCGGTTGCGGATCTACGCCAACGGGTATCAGGAAGCGGACGACATCGCCGACCAGATCGTCGAACAGATCCAGAACCACGGCCGCAGCCCGAAGGACTTTGCGATCCTGTGCCGGATGAATTATCTGACCCGTTCGTTGGAACATTCGCTCCGCTCCCGCGTCGTCCCCTACACGATCGTTCGGGGCGTCGAGTTCTATCAGCGGAAAGAGATCAAGGATCTGCTCTCTTATCTGCAACTGATCAACAACCCAGCCAACGACGCCGCGCTGTCGCGAATCGTCAACACGCCGGCTCGCGGGATCGGCAAGACGACGATGGACCGAGTGATGTTATACGCCGCTCGGCACCGGATTCCACTGTTCGAAGCGATCTGCCGCTGCGATGAAATTGAATCGATCAAACCGCGAACCCGTGGGCTGTTGAAACGTTTTGTCGGAATCATCGACGCGCTCAGCCGCAAGGCTTCGTCCAGCCTCGAGGATCTGTTGCGGTTCGTCTTGGAACAGACCCAGTACAGCGATTACCTGCGGTTTTCGACAGTCGAAGGGGAGGACAACGATGCGCTTGCCAACGTCGACGAATTGGTTTCCGCCGCCGTCGAATTCGATCGCCAGCATCCCGACGATGGATCGCTGGAAACCTTTCTGGAACAGGTGGCGTTGATCTCCGACACCGATGCCTGGGAAGAATCGAGCGATCGCGTGACGCTGATGACCCTGCACGCCGCCAAGGGGCTCGAATTCCCTTGCGTCTACATCATCGGCGTCGAGGATCAAGTGCTGCCGCACCATCGCAGCCACGATGATCCGATGCAGTTTGAAGAGGAGCGGCGGTTGCTGTTCGTGGGGATCACGCGCGCCGAACAGACGCTGCAGTTGAGCATGGCCAAGCTGCGATCGGCTCGCGGTAGCATGCGTCCCGCCGCGGCCAGCCCATTCCTGTTGGAACTGCCTCGCGAAGAGATGCAGGTGATCGATGCCCATCAACCGACGCAATACGGCGACGACAACGATTTCGATGTCGACGTCGAATATCCCGAGGCATGGGATATGCATGCCGATCACGACGACGATCTGAATCAATTGCCGCCCGAAGAACGGACGCCGGAAACCACATCCACCCCGCGAACGGCTCCGCTGGCGTCGGTCACCACCGCGGCTCAGATGCTCGAACAGCAGATGGCCAACACGATCGATCCGGACATCTATACGGTGGGGATGATCGTCAGCCATCCCGAATATGGCAGCGGCCGGATCCAGAGTCTTTCGGGTTCAGCAAGCAAACGGACGGCAACGGTCAACTTCTTTGTCGACAGCATCGAACGCCGCTTCCGACTCTCCCACGCTCAACTGACGATCGAAAGCGAAGATTGA